A genomic window from Leishmania mexicana MHOM/GT/2001/U1103 complete genome, chromosome 14 includes:
- a CDS encoding putative protein kinase yields MDKYTKVKNIGKGNMGTCTLARNNEDGKYYVIKQVDLTRMSKKDRQQSLNEARVLSSLRHPNIINYVDSFLARKSDNLCIVMEYAESGDVCTRLKKNYGVNVPERQVLDWLIQLVLSLDYVHQRKILHRDVKTQNIFLTHENLIKLGDFGIARTLANTYDQAQTFVGTPYYLSPELILEKPYDHRSDVWALGVVLYEMLTLKHPFNAKDMKGLLQRILAVHYDPLPTVYSAELRDIVAQMLVRDPAGRIKLEDILQIPIVRQRLKQWFKEPDVVPQHYIRSLCKHQLLPDFQDEATAVPSTRFAARAAAAMAHEEWRTTSEATSAQTDVDVCARNDTDTLPHVTPGGPFSIPSTAARAAAAACTSNADNGSSDGVRPSIPALKPYSNLPQMGMASPQLYAPQPPQMHPRVQSNNRVSSPSRLFRSPFSTPSVARSAALPISRQQGDPVSQSSQVPLPLQRPTARAKAPSRLYARPYMAQPHLSPSPGYLLAANPRKNAGDVRRQQGSRATDPYLNPLFSPPRQMAPAYRPLAPPFPPPPDIKAMLQRAAAERARR; encoded by the coding sequence ATGGACAAGTATACGAAAGTGAAGAACATTGGCAAGGGCAACATGGGCACCTGTACCCTTGCCCGCAACAACGAGGATGGCAAGTACTACGTCATCAAGCAGGTGGATCTCACACGGATGAGCAAGAAGGACCGGCAGCAGAGCCTGAACGAGGCGCGAGTACTGAGTTCGCTTCGACACCCGAACATCATCAACTATGTTGACAGCTTTCTAGCCCGCAAGTCGGACAATCTTTGCATTGTGATGGAGTACGCCGAAAGCGGCGACGTTTGCACGCGCCTGAAGAAGAATTACGGTGTAAACGTGCCGGAGCGGCAAGTGTTGGATTGGCTCATACAGCTGGTGCTGAGTCTCGACTACGTGCATCAGCGCAAGATCCTTCACCGTGATGTCAAGACGCAGAACATCTTCCTCACCCACGAAAACCTGATCAAACTAGGCGACTTCGGCATTGCTCGCACGCTGGCGAACACGTACGACCAGGCCCAGACGTTTGTGGGCACGCCTTACTACCTGTCCCCTGAGCTGATTTTGGAGAAGCCCTACGACCACCGTAGCGATGTGTGGGCACTCGGCGTAGTCCTGTACGAGATGCTCACGCTCAAACACCCTTTCAATGCAAAGGACATGAAAGGACTGCTACAGCGCATCCTCGCTGTGCATTATGACCCTCTACCAACCGTGTACAGCGCCGAGCTGCGGGACATAGTGGCGCAGATGCTGGTGCGAGACCCAGCTGGACGGATCAAGCTGGAGGACATCTTGCAGATACCGATAGTTCGTCAGCGCCTTAAGCAGTGGTTCAAAGAGCCCGACGTCGTGCCGCAACACTACATACGCTCCCTCTGCAagcaccagctgctgcctGATTTCCAGGATGAGGCAACTGCCGTGCCCTCCACCAGGTTCGCCGCCAGGGCTGCCGCGGCCATGGCGCACGAAGAGTGGCGCACCACCTCTGAGGCCACCTCAGCCCAGACGGATGTGGATGTCTGCGCCCGCAACGATACTGACACGCTTCCACATGTGACGCCAGGTGGGCCCTTCTCCATCCCATCCACAgccgcgcgtgcagcggcggctgcgtgtaCCTCAAATGCAGACAATGGATCTTCAGACGGAGTGCGACCCTCCATACCGGCTCTCAAGCCGTATAGCAACCTGCCACAAATGGGAATGGCGTCACCGCAGCTGTATGCGCCCCAGCCGCCACAAATGCATCCACGGGTACAGAGCAACAACAGAGTTTCTAGCCCCTCGCGGCTATTCAGATCACCTTTTAGCACCCCCAGCGTCGCACGatctgctgcgctgccgatCTCTCGGCAGCAAGGCGATCCCGTGAGCCAATCCTCTCAAgtaccgctgccgttgcagcGACCCACTGCTCGCGCCAAGGCTCCCAGCAGGCTCTACGCACGTCCCTACATGGCGCAGCCCCACCTGTCCCCATCGCCCGGCTACCTTCTCGCGGCCAACCCACGCAAGAACGCGGGAGACGTGCGGCGTCAGCAAGGCAGCAGGGCCACAGACCCCTACCTGAACCCTCTGTTTTCTCCGCCTCGCCAGATGGCGCCTGCATACAGGCCACTagctcctcccttccccccgcCGCCCGACATCAAGGCAATGCTGCAgcgggccgccgccgagcgtGCACGTCGCTGA